Proteins found in one Magnolia sinica isolate HGM2019 chromosome 5, MsV1, whole genome shotgun sequence genomic segment:
- the LOC131246601 gene encoding uncharacterized protein LOC131246601: MKLSFAAEMEQLKAAARRAAPQALAPHAPPAGSTGPSAGRSTTGHTPEVPPPTMEAGAGDDPTTEPRDAAIEVAVVMAPVVLQEAALVVAARGSSSSSMPLREVVDLKSSPADAEEERAGAAPRAVFENQSLALDGATIARTSAHALLPRHMALLASWGHGHVPEEVNEMLSLHPDLLAPWCRCKSRALLGLSPSATFWPI; this comes from the exons ATGAAACTCTCCTTTGCAGCGGAGATGGAGCAATTGAAGGCCGCTGCTAGGAGGGCTGCCCCCCAGGCGCTTGCTCCGCATGCTCCTCCAGCTGGTTCCACCGGACCTTCTGCAGGGAGGTCGACGACGGGGCACACTCCCGAGGTTCCTCCGCCGACTATGGAGGCGGGGGCAGGGGATGATCCTACAACAGAGCCGAGAGATGCCGCAATAGAAGTAGCTGTTGTGATGGCTCCTGTGGTGCTCCAGGAGGCTGCTTTGGTTGTGGCGGCACGTGGATCTTCTTCTTCGAGCATGCCTCTAAGGGAGGTGGTCGACCTGAAATCTTCCCCTGCCGACGCTGAGGAGGAACGGGCTGGGGCTGCTCCCAGGGCTGTTTTCGAGAACCAAAGCTTGGCCCTCGATGGAGCCACGATTGCGAGGACGTCGGCTCATGCGCTTCTCCCGCGACATATGGCCTTGCTGGCCAGTTGGGGTCATGGGCATGTCCCTGAGGAGGTCAATGAGATGCTCTCCTTGCATCCTGACCTCCTTGCACCTTGGTGTCGATGCAAATCAAG GGCACTCTTGGGGCTCTCACCTTCCGCCACCTTTTGGCCGATCTAA